Proteins encoded within one genomic window of Halodesulfovibrio sp.:
- a CDS encoding TolC family protein, whose translation MHWFGKMGSTLVVAVGCGLLFLSSVAFAQDSLTIDVNIDTGQAAIAEQDFLSVIANENESVRRQMLETLIAKEGIENAWGLFEPTLEISYDREYENEQNDADEAATRDGRSTYKREENVASIGVNSLLPTGTNIELIHSFHDPSTSLQTSEQYGRQKRIKMGVAVTQPLLKNCGVDANLTQVRIAERQHKISEYRLDRARLIAVFRAGQAYYDMQLAQTRYAIEGKLLNLSKEVARIVNKQVDEGKVPTSAIFRSESSLARRKARFHTAERVLRRSSSSIRQMLVGTSLATNSEVRVSGTLPQLNMDGVLVEKSPEQLLTSRPDYLAAKLEYELEKDRVNYADNQTLLDVKLKGEYGQTGLGRNWGNAYDALGEGYEYWTVGASVSVPLGGGISDESMLRAAQKRAKRTKLVLNNLAGVITDEIDTSRREVCSAFDEARGLFNVVRFQRKVLDDGDKLFKNGRIDRSELIVQEQEYLEARLILAEKLVEFKKAVLVLLLSEGRLLEDCQIEVERS comes from the coding sequence ATGCACTGGTTTGGAAAAATGGGATCGACTTTGGTCGTGGCTGTGGGGTGTGGGCTGCTGTTTTTGAGTTCTGTTGCGTTTGCACAGGATTCGCTGACCATAGATGTCAATATTGATACTGGGCAGGCAGCCATTGCTGAACAAGATTTTCTGTCTGTAATAGCGAATGAAAATGAATCCGTACGCAGGCAGATGCTTGAAACTCTCATTGCAAAAGAGGGGATTGAGAACGCGTGGGGGCTGTTTGAGCCGACGCTTGAGATATCGTATGACCGCGAATATGAAAACGAACAGAACGACGCTGACGAAGCCGCTACCCGTGATGGCAGATCTACATATAAGCGTGAAGAAAATGTGGCATCAATCGGGGTGAACAGTCTGTTACCAACAGGTACTAATATTGAGCTGATTCATTCGTTTCATGATCCTTCCACATCTCTTCAGACCTCTGAGCAGTATGGCAGACAAAAGCGTATAAAAATGGGTGTTGCTGTTACTCAGCCATTACTTAAAAATTGTGGTGTTGATGCAAACTTAACGCAGGTTCGCATTGCAGAGCGCCAACATAAAATTTCTGAATATCGCTTGGACAGAGCGCGTTTGATTGCGGTTTTTCGTGCAGGACAGGCGTACTATGATATGCAGCTTGCGCAGACACGCTATGCTATTGAAGGTAAATTGTTAAATTTATCTAAGGAAGTAGCGCGCATTGTAAATAAGCAGGTAGATGAAGGAAAAGTTCCTACTTCGGCTATTTTCCGTTCAGAATCCTCCCTTGCTCGTCGCAAAGCTCGCTTTCATACCGCCGAGCGTGTGTTGCGTCGCTCCTCATCTTCTATTCGACAGATGCTTGTAGGAACAAGTCTTGCCACGAACTCAGAAGTTCGTGTTTCTGGAACACTACCCCAGTTAAACATGGATGGAGTTCTTGTTGAAAAAAGTCCAGAACAGCTACTCACTTCCCGCCCTGACTATCTTGCAGCTAAGCTAGAGTACGAGCTTGAAAAAGATCGTGTGAACTATGCTGATAACCAAACATTGTTAGATGTGAAGCTGAAAGGCGAATATGGTCAGACCGGTTTGGGGCGCAACTGGGGTAATGCTTATGACGCTCTTGGCGAAGGGTATGAGTACTGGACTGTCGGTGCAAGCGTTTCAGTTCCTCTTGGTGGAGGAATTAGTGATGAGAGTATGCTGAGAGCTGCTCAGAAGCGTGCAAAACGAACCAAGCTTGTTTTGAACAACCTTGCCGGAGTTATTACGGACGAGATTGATACCTCGCGCAGAGAAGTATGCAGTGCTTTTGATGAAGCAAGAGGGCTTTTCAATGTAGTACGTTTTCAGCGGAAGGTGCTGGATGACGGCGACAAGCTTTTCAAAAACGGGCGCATTGATCGTTCCGAACTTATTGTGCAGGAACAGGAATACTTGGAAGCACGTTTGATTCTGGCAGAAAAACTTGTGGAATTTAAAAAGGCTGTGTTGGTACTTTTATTGTCTGAAGGACGCCTTCTTGAAGACTGTCAAATTGAAGTGGAACGTTCATAG